Within the Vibrio tasmaniensis genome, the region ACAGGGCAGGCTTGAATACACTTGGTACAGCCGATACACATATCTTCATGAATGAAGGCAACAGTTTTTACTTTGTTATCTAAGTCGTGAGCGGAGTCTTCAACTTCAATGCCCATTAGATCGGCGAGCTTCTCAATGGTTGCTTGACCACCGGGAGGGCACTTGTTGATTTTGTCTCCGTTAGCGATCGCCTCTGCGTATGGGCGGCAACCGGGGTAGCCACACTGGCCACATTGAGTTTGCGGTAAAATGGTGTCGATTTGATCGACGATCGGATCCGCTTCTACTTTAAAGCGGATAGATGCAAAACCTAAAATAGCGCCAAAAACAGCGGCTAAAACGGCGAGTGCAATGATTGCAATTAAGATGGTGCTCATGCTTATTTCACCAACCCAGTAAAGCCCATAAATGCCAGAGACATTAGGCCTGCTGTGATCATCGCAATTGATGCGCCTTTGAAGGGCATTGGAACATCAGCAACCGCAATACGTTCACGCATCGCAGCAAATAGGATTAATACAAGAGAGAAACCAACAGCCGCGCCGAAACCATAGATGATCGACTGAATGAAGTTGTGGTTCTCATTGATGTTCAGAAGTGCCACACCTAATACTGCACAGTTGGTGGTGATAAGAGGCAGAAAGATACCCAATAGGCGATAAAGGGTAGGGCTGGTTTTGTGAACGACCATTTCCGTAAATTGAACAACTACCGCGATAACCAAGATAAAGCTCATGGTACGCAGGTATTCAATACCCAGAGGGGTAAGGATGTAGGTTTCTACTAGGTATGCAGATACCGACGCTAACGTCAGAACGAAAGTCGTCGCGAGGCCCATGCCAATCGCAGTCTCCAACTTCTTGGAGACGCCCATAAATGGACATAGCCCTAAAAACTTCACTAGCACAAAGTTATTGACTAGCACTGTGCCAACCAACAACAAAAGGTATTCGGTCATAATGGATTAATTCTTGAGATTCCGATCCCGATATTATCCTGTTTTGCTCACCTAATAACAACCAAGGATCACTAGGGATTTAGACACTTGGTGAAAAAAACATCAGGTAATCGATTGATTACCAAAGCTGCAGTAAGTATAGACATAGATTTTGATGGTGTGAGCGTGCGGTGGTCTATCACAATGATCTTTGTCTGATCATTTGAGTACTCACTGATTTCACTTTTGTCTTCGGCCAAAAGGTAGAAATTGGTTGAAGTAAGTAGCAATCTTTTGAGTCAATTGATTATTGCTCACTTAAGGCTGTTGCTCGGTTGCTTAGAGGGTTTTTAGGAAAGTGAGTACGTTAAAACGCAAAAAGCCGCATCGAGTGATGCGGCTTCTTTAAATTTGGCCCCTTGTCGAGACTTGAACGCGGGCGGCTAGGTTTGTGACATTAACTTGGAACAAGTTAGTCGCAGTTATATACGAAAAAAGCCCAATCTTTCGATTGAGCTTTTTTCTGAATTTGGCTCCCCTTGCAAGACTTGAACTTGCGACATACGGATTAACAGTCCGCCGTTCTACCAACTGAACTAAAGGGGAATTGCTTGTTAGCGACGCGAATTCTAATAAGACTCCTATTTTCTGTCAATAAAAAATAACAGAAAAAAATAAGATAAAAAACTTTACTTTCTTGAACGCCTTATCAGATTTAGCTTTGCTTTAGTTATCCACCAAAATTGTGGATAAGTGTGTGCGTGAAACTTTAACAACAATCATTGGGATAAATCTGAAAATGTGAAAATCTGCAGTAACGTGATGTATTTAAAAGGCTAATATCGAAATATCACGATTGTATAACTTTTTAAGATTATAAAATAAACAGTAAAACAAGTGCTATTTTTAGATTTTCTGGGGAAAAGTAGTGGATTAAAAATCGAGTAATTTAGCTGAAGAGATCTTGCAGGGGCACGGATAATACCAAGTTCCAAAAATAAAAGCTATAACTGATATCTAATCTTAAGATGCATTTCTCTAGATAATAGTTGCAACGACACTCCTCCTAGAGTGACAATGACCTGATTAAATAAACAGTATGGAAATGGCGACCTATGAGTAAACTCTTTGACTTGGTATCGGACTACAGTCCGTCCGGTGACCAGCCGACGGCGATAACCAAATTACTAGATGGACTAGATTCTGGTTTGGCACATCAAACTCTATTAGGGGTAACGGGCTCTGGTAAAACATTTACCCTTGCCAACGTCATTTCTCAATCTCAAAGACCTGCAATATTGTTAGCGCCTAATAAGACACTAGCAGCTCAACTTTATGGCGAGATGAAGTCATTTTTTCCAAATAATGCCGTTGAGTACTTCGTTTCTTACTACGATTACTACCAGCCTGAAGCGTATGTGCCAACCACGGATACGTTCATTGAGAAAGATGCGTCGGTGAATGCTCATATTGAGCAAATGAGACTTTCGGCGACCAAGGCCTTATTAGAAAGAAAAGACGCCATCATTGTGGCTTCTGTATCGGCTATCTATGGTCTTGGTGATCCTAAGTCGTATTTGAAAATGATGCTTCACTTGAGTCGTGGTGAGGTTATGGATCAGCGTGATATTTTGCGCCGTTTGGCGGAGCTGCAATATTCAAGAAACGACGTCGCATTTGAACGAGGTCAATTCCGCGTGCGCGGTGAAGTGATTGATATTTTCCCGGCTGAATCTGATCAAGACGCGGTTAGGATTGAGATGTTCGATGACGAAGTCGATTGTATTAGTATCTTTGACCCACTCACTGGTGCGGTTAAGCAAAGAGACTTACCGCGCTTTACGGTTTATCCAAAAACTCACTATGTAACTCCACGAGAGAAAATCCTTGAGGCGATTGAGAAGATTAAGGATGAGCTGCGCGATAGGGCTCAATACTTAAAAGATAATAATAAGCTTCTCGAAGAACAGCGTATCTCTCAAAGAACTCAGTTTGATATCGAGATGATGACGGAGCTGGGTTTCTGCTCGGGTATTGAAAACTACTCTCGCTATTTGAGTGGACGTAATGAAGGTGAAGCACCGCCAACCTTGTTTGATTACCTGCCAAATGACGGCCTTTTGATTATCGATGAGTCACACGTTACCGTGCCGCAAATTGGTGCCATGTATAAAGGTGATCGCTCTCGTAAAGAAACCTTGGTTGAATTTGGTTTCCGCCTACCTTCGGCATTGGATAACCGTCCAATGAAGTTTGAAGAGTTCGAATCGATCGCTCCTCAGACTATTTTTGTGTCGGCCACGCCGGGTAATTACGAAATAGAAAAATCAGACGGCGAGATTTCTGATCAAGTGGTGCGTCCTACTGGTTTGTTAGACCCAATTATCGAAGTAAGGCCTGTCGCGACTCAGGTTGATGACCTATTGTCTGAAATCAGAATACGTTCAGTGAAAGAAGAACGTGTACTGGTCACTACGCTAACTAAGCGAATGGCAGAAGACTTAACCGAATACCTGAGTGAGCATGGCGTTAAAGTTCGTTACTTGCACTCAGATATCGATACTGTTGAGCGCGTAGAAATTATCAGAGACCTACGTTTGGGCGAGTTTGACGTGTTAGTGGGTATTAACTTACTTCGAGAAGGTTTGGATATGCCGGAAGTATCGCTGGTGGCGATTCTTGATGCTGACAAAGAGGGCTTCTTACGTTCTGAGCGTTCTCTTATTCAAACGATTGGCCGTGCAGCTCGTAATTTGGAAGGTCGAGCGATCTTGTATGGAGACTCAATTACTAAGTCGATGAGAAAAGCGATTGATGAAACCGACCGCCGTAGAGAGAAACAGCAGGCCTACAACGAAGAGCAAGGTATCACGCCACAAGCACTGAAACGTAATATCAAAGACATTATGGAGTTGGGTGACCTGACCAAGTCGAAACAGCAGCGCCAGTCAAAACAAGTTCCTCTATCTAAGGTTGCAGAGCCTTCTGAAAGTTATGCGGTGCTTACGCCACAACTACTTGATAAAGAGATCAGTAAACTGGAAGCAGCGATGTATCAGCATGCTCAGAATTTGGAATTTGAATTGGCGGCACAGAAGCGCGATGAAATTGAACAACTCAGAAAACAGTTCATTACCAATAGCTAATCGCACTTGTTACGCAAAAAAATTATTCTTGAAAACATAAGAATTGAGAGTGTATACGACAAAAAAACAGCCAGTAGGAAACGTTTTACTGGCTTACGTTTGTGAACACTCCGTCCACTAACAACGTCAGTTGGCTAGGTGACCCGAAGGTCATCGATACCGCTGCATCGTTCGTGCCATATAGATAAAGCATTGATTGTTTGAAGCAAGCAAACGAACACAGTATAAATAGTGTGGTTAATTTGCATAATGCAAAGCGGAATGCGATTATAATAAGAAATGCAAATTATAAATGGCTAGGATATGCAATCAAAAACGTTAGATAACAAATCGAAGTATTTGTTAATGGTAGAAGATACCGCGTCGGTAGCAGCGTTATATCGATCGTATCTTACACCGCTCGAAATTGACATTAACATTGTCGGCACTGGCCGCGATGCAATCGAGAGTTTGAACCATCGAATCCCAGACCTCATTTTATTAGATCTACGCCTGCCCGATATGACGGGTATGGATGTACTGTTTGCTGTAAAACAAAAATATCCTGAAGTTCCCGTTATCTTCATGACCGCTCACGGCTCTATTGATACCGCTGTAGAAGCGATGCGACATGGTTCCCAAGATTTCCTTATCAAACCGTGTGAAGCTGACCGACTGCGTATTACGGTGAACAACGCGATCCGCAAAGCGACAAAACTCAAAAACAGCGCTGAACATCCCGGTAATCAAAACTATCAAGGCTTCATTGGTAGCAGCCAAACCATGCAGCAGGTCTACCGAACGATCGATTCTGCCGCATCCAGTAAGGCCAGTATTTTCATCACGGGTGAAAGTGGTACCGGTAAAGAGGTGTGTGCTGAAGCCATTCACGCTGCAAGCAAGCGTGGAGATAAGCCATTTATCGCGATCAACTGTGCAGCGATTCCTAAAGATCTGATTGAGAGTGAGCTGTTTGGCCACGTTAAAGGTGCCTTTACTGGTGCTGCAACCGACCGTCAAGGTGCTGCTGAGCTTGCAGACGGTGGAACACTGTTCCTCGATGAATTGTGTGAAATGGACTTAGAGTTGCAAACTAAGCTTCTGCGTTTCATTCAAACCGGTACTTTTCAAAAAGTCGGCTCTTCTAAGATGAAGAGTGTGGATGTTCGTTTCGTATGTGCAACCAACCGAGACCCTTGGAAAGAAGTTCAAGAAGGTCGCTTTAGAGAAGATTTATACTACCGTTTATATGTGATTCCACTGCACTTGCCGCCATTGCGTGAGCGTGGAGAGGATGTCATCGAGATTGCATATTCATTGCTGGGTTACATGTCTGTCGAAGAAGGCAAGGCGTTCGTACGTTTTGCTGAAGAAGTACTCGATCGCTTTAATCAATATGAGTGGCCGGGGAACGTTCGTCAGTTACAAAATGTGTTGCGAAATGTGGTGGTACTGAATAATGGTAAAGAGATTACTCTCAACATGCTTCCACCGCCATTGAACCAACCCATTGAAAACAGTCTTCGTTTAAAAGAGAAGCAGAACGAAGACATCACGGTAAAAGATATTTTCCCATTGTGGATCACTGAGAAAACGGCTATCGAACAGGCCATTAAAGCGTGTGACGGTAACGTTCCTCGTGCGGCAGGCTTCTTGGATGTCAGTCCATCGACGATATACCGTAAATTGCAAACATGGAATGCGAAGCAGTAATCACCAAATAATAAGAAAAGAGCAATGATGATAATATTAAATCAGCAAAAAGTTGATGAGCTTGCCGGTGAAATAGGGCAAGAGAATGTCCCAGTGTTACTGGAAATATTTTTAGGTGAATTGAAGGGATACTACGAACACTTAGAGCTAAATAAAGAGTCAGATACATCTAAGTATTTAGCGGATATTAGCCATGCACTTAAGAGCAGTGCTGCGAGCTTTGGTGCGGATTCTTTGTGCAATTTTGCGATTAACCTAGATGCAAAAGTGAAACAAGCACTGCCAGTGACAGAGGTCGACTTTCAAGGTATGCAGGAAATTTTGTTATCCACCTACCAAGAGTACCAGCAGTTAATGACAGAGCTTTAAAGCGATCAGTTATCACTAAAGCAGCCAGTCATCACTTAATCTAAAAAGGAGCATTGTGCTCCTTTTTTTGTTTTTGTTCGGTACATAGATTCAGAAAACCAAGTTAAACCAACTGATCCCTAATTGCTTGTTGGAGTTTTACGCGGTCGTGTCGCCAATCTCTATTTGGAGAGGCAAGGTCAGTCGTCACGCAATTCCATAGCCCTTCAAGTTCAGGGTGCGGAGCGTTACCCAATACAACATCGATCTTTCTTGCCTTGCAGGTACGTTCACACCACTCCAATTGCTCTTGTAGCGTCATTTTCCCTGCAGGTCCATGCTCTGGCGACAGGTTTTCAACGAAGATAACCTTGGCTTTAGTATTATCTGCGATCGCTTTACCAATCTCTGGCAGTAGAAGGGGGGGCATTACACTGGTTAGAAAGCTTCCTGGTCCAAGGACAATGCAGTCTGCTTGTTCGACAGCTGCAACGGCTTCTCTTGTCGCAGGTACTTCTGGAGATAAGTCCATCATGCGCAGCTTTTCTGTCATGTCATCAACGTTGGTTTCGCCAGTTACCCAACGACCGTCCATTGACAAAGCGGTGAGATCGGAAGGGTGTTCCGTCATTGGCACAATATTCACATCGACCTTAAGCATGTTACGAATCAGGTTGATCGCTTCCAATGGGCGAACAGAAAGGTTGTCTAGCGCAGTAAGCATCAGGTTACCGAGGTTGTGACCATCGAGTTCACCTTGACCGCGAAAGCGGTATTCGAACATCATCGAACTGATCGAAGGCTCGGTTATTAATTGGTTGATACAGTTACGGGTATCTCCCCAAGCGATACCACCTTGGCAGTCTCGAATTCGTCCGGTTGAACCGCCATTATCCGTGGTTGCAACAATGCCAGTTGCGTTGTTACCAAAGTCTTTTAGTGCAGCAAGCATACGACCTAAGCCGTGACCGCCACCGATTGCTACGACTTTCTTTGAAGCGTAAATATTCATTTTTTATTCTTGTTAGATTATTACCAGCTATAATTTAGGTTAAATGCTTCTCGCTATATACTCAACAAGAGTTATTTTGAGCGTTTGATACGTTTTTTTTGCCGATGTGGCCCGTTTTTTACCATCGGAGCTAGATTCACGTACAAATATTAAGTATTTTATTACTCAGCTACTGTGCGTGTGAATATAACGCTCAGTTGCCATAACTCCGAGCTCTCGCATGCTAAGTCGCACAGTGGTATTTGCTGTACCGATACGCATCAAGAGCCAGTGACATGTTGTCACAAGGGCTTAATTGGAAATGATTATGCCTCCCGTGTTTGGAAAGGTGTTCCGTGGCGCAACAATTCGAAGATAGATTCCATCGCAAGTTTTATTACTTGCGCTTGTCGGTTACAGACGTCTGTAACTTTAAATGTACTTACTGCTTGCCGGATGGTTACAAACCGTCAGGGCAAAAAAACTCGTCTTTTTTAAGTGTTCCCGAGATCAAACGCGTTGTAAAAGCGTTTGCTGATTGTGGTACCTCAAAGATCCGCATTACTGGCGGAGAGCCGAGCCTGCGTAAAGACTTTCCTGAAATCATACATACCGTTGCTTCTACTCCAGGCATCGAAAAAGTAGCCACCACAACGAATGGCTACCGCATGGAGAAACAAGTAGGGCAATGGCGTGATGCTGGTTTAACCCATATAAACGTAAGCGTGGATAGTTTAGATTCGCGAATGTTCCATCAGATCACTGGTGAGAATAAGTTTACTGAGGTTATGCGGGGCATTGATAAAGCGTTTGAGGTTGGCTTTGAACAAGTCAAAGTCAACGTCGTATTAATGAAAGACCTCAACAGTCAGGAATTACCAGCCTTCCTTAATTGGATCAAAGACAAACCCATTCAATTGCGTTTTATCGAGCTGATGAAAACCGGCGAGATGGACGAGTTGTTCGATAAACATCATGTGTCTGGCGTTGCGATTCGCAACCAGCTTATTGCTAATGGTTGGCTGTTAAAAGTCAAAGCCGTTAATGATGGCCCGGCGCAAGTGTTTGTCCACCCAGACTATCAGGGTGAAATCGGTTTGATCATGCCTTACGAGAAAGACTTTTGTGAGAGTTGTAACCGACTGCGCGTTTCTGCGACCGGTAAACTTCACCTATGTCTGTTTGGCGACCATGGTGTTGAACTGAGAGATCTGATTCAAGAAGATCAACAAGAGCAAGAGCTCATTGATCGAATTCAGGCTCAGCTTCAAACCAAGTCTGTTAGCCACTTCTTACATGATGGCAACAGCGGCATGACTCCAAACTTGGCGTCAATCGGCGGTTAACCCGCTAACTACTCTAAAGCATTTTATCGCTCAG harbors:
- the rsxB gene encoding electron transport complex subunit RsxB; the encoded protein is MSTILIAIIALAVLAAVFGAILGFASIRFKVEADPIVDQIDTILPQTQCGQCGYPGCRPYAEAIANGDKINKCPPGGQATIEKLADLMGIEVEDSAHDLDNKVKTVAFIHEDMCIGCTKCIQACPVDAIVGGTKALHTVIKDECTGCDLCVAPCPTDCIEMIPVATTTENWKWQMNIIPVTDITNQATDATASEPKA
- the rsxA gene encoding electron transport complex subunit RsxA is translated as MTEYLLLLVGTVLVNNFVLVKFLGLCPFMGVSKKLETAIGMGLATTFVLTLASVSAYLVETYILTPLGIEYLRTMSFILVIAVVVQFTEMVVHKTSPTLYRLLGIFLPLITTNCAVLGVALLNINENHNFIQSIIYGFGAAVGFSLVLILFAAMRERIAVADVPMPFKGASIAMITAGLMSLAFMGFTGLVK
- the uvrB gene encoding excinuclease ABC subunit UvrB codes for the protein MSKLFDLVSDYSPSGDQPTAITKLLDGLDSGLAHQTLLGVTGSGKTFTLANVISQSQRPAILLAPNKTLAAQLYGEMKSFFPNNAVEYFVSYYDYYQPEAYVPTTDTFIEKDASVNAHIEQMRLSATKALLERKDAIIVASVSAIYGLGDPKSYLKMMLHLSRGEVMDQRDILRRLAELQYSRNDVAFERGQFRVRGEVIDIFPAESDQDAVRIEMFDDEVDCISIFDPLTGAVKQRDLPRFTVYPKTHYVTPREKILEAIEKIKDELRDRAQYLKDNNKLLEEQRISQRTQFDIEMMTELGFCSGIENYSRYLSGRNEGEAPPTLFDYLPNDGLLIIDESHVTVPQIGAMYKGDRSRKETLVEFGFRLPSALDNRPMKFEEFESIAPQTIFVSATPGNYEIEKSDGEISDQVVRPTGLLDPIIEVRPVATQVDDLLSEIRIRSVKEERVLVTTLTKRMAEDLTEYLSEHGVKVRYLHSDIDTVERVEIIRDLRLGEFDVLVGINLLREGLDMPEVSLVAILDADKEGFLRSERSLIQTIGRAARNLEGRAILYGDSITKSMRKAIDETDRRREKQQAYNEEQGITPQALKRNIKDIMELGDLTKSKQQRQSKQVPLSKVAEPSESYAVLTPQLLDKEISKLEAAMYQHAQNLEFELAAQKRDEIEQLRKQFITNS
- the luxO gene encoding quorum-sensing sigma-54 dependent transcriptional regulator LuxO — protein: MQSKTLDNKSKYLLMVEDTASVAALYRSYLTPLEIDINIVGTGRDAIESLNHRIPDLILLDLRLPDMTGMDVLFAVKQKYPEVPVIFMTAHGSIDTAVEAMRHGSQDFLIKPCEADRLRITVNNAIRKATKLKNSAEHPGNQNYQGFIGSSQTMQQVYRTIDSAASSKASIFITGESGTGKEVCAEAIHAASKRGDKPFIAINCAAIPKDLIESELFGHVKGAFTGAATDRQGAAELADGGTLFLDELCEMDLELQTKLLRFIQTGTFQKVGSSKMKSVDVRFVCATNRDPWKEVQEGRFREDLYYRLYVIPLHLPPLRERGEDVIEIAYSLLGYMSVEEGKAFVRFAEEVLDRFNQYEWPGNVRQLQNVLRNVVVLNNGKEITLNMLPPPLNQPIENSLRLKEKQNEDITVKDIFPLWITEKTAIEQAIKACDGNVPRAAGFLDVSPSTIYRKLQTWNAKQ
- the luxU gene encoding quorum-sensing phosphorelay protein LuxU translates to MMIILNQQKVDELAGEIGQENVPVLLEIFLGELKGYYEHLELNKESDTSKYLADISHALKSSAASFGADSLCNFAINLDAKVKQALPVTEVDFQGMQEILLSTYQEYQQLMTEL
- a CDS encoding YvcK family protein; translated protein: MNIYASKKVVAIGGGHGLGRMLAALKDFGNNATGIVATTDNGGSTGRIRDCQGGIAWGDTRNCINQLITEPSISSMMFEYRFRGQGELDGHNLGNLMLTALDNLSVRPLEAINLIRNMLKVDVNIVPMTEHPSDLTALSMDGRWVTGETNVDDMTEKLRMMDLSPEVPATREAVAAVEQADCIVLGPGSFLTSVMPPLLLPEIGKAIADNTKAKVIFVENLSPEHGPAGKMTLQEQLEWCERTCKARKIDVVLGNAPHPELEGLWNCVTTDLASPNRDWRHDRVKLQQAIRDQLV
- the moaA gene encoding GTP 3',8-cyclase MoaA yields the protein MAQQFEDRFHRKFYYLRLSVTDVCNFKCTYCLPDGYKPSGQKNSSFLSVPEIKRVVKAFADCGTSKIRITGGEPSLRKDFPEIIHTVASTPGIEKVATTTNGYRMEKQVGQWRDAGLTHINVSVDSLDSRMFHQITGENKFTEVMRGIDKAFEVGFEQVKVNVVLMKDLNSQELPAFLNWIKDKPIQLRFIELMKTGEMDELFDKHHVSGVAIRNQLIANGWLLKVKAVNDGPAQVFVHPDYQGEIGLIMPYEKDFCESCNRLRVSATGKLHLCLFGDHGVELRDLIQEDQQEQELIDRIQAQLQTKSVSHFLHDGNSGMTPNLASIGG